GGCGGAGGTGGGATGCAACAGGCGCAGCATGTCGGTGCCCAGGGTAGGAAAGGGCACCCGGCGCAGGTCCACGGCAAAGTCGGTGCGCAGGTGCAGCAGCTCCCCGGCTGCCACGGTGCGCGGGCCCGTTTCCTGGTATTCGCGCAGGCGCAGCTGCTTGAAGCAGTTCACAATGTAGCGGGCCACCAGGGCCTGCTCCTCGATTTCCTTTTGGCGCCAAATGGCCTCGCTGGGCGCGTGGCCCGGCGCGGCGGGCTGGGTGCCGGCCAGGGCCATGGTGCTAAACTGCCCGCCCTCGGTTACCTGCACCAAAATTTCGGGCGTGGCGCCCAGCCAGGTGCCGGCGCCCGGCGCACTCACCAACGAGCAGAACGCCAGCGGGTAGCGGCGCGTCAGCTCCCAAAACGCCGCCAGGGCATCAAACCCGGCGGGCAAGGGCTGGCGGGCCGCCCGGCTGCTTACTACTTTGAGCACCTGCCCGCCGGCAATGGCCGCCACCCCGCGCCGCACCAGGGCCGAGTACTCGGCCTGCGTGGCCGTGGGCGGGGCCGGCTGCGGACTCACGTGCCAGGACGGGGTTGGTGGTTGGTTGTTGGCTGGTAGGATGTTGGTGGTAGATGACGTGGCTGGGTCTTGCAGCGCCTCCAGCAACTTCGGCAGCAGGGCTGCGGCTTCTGGGGCTTCTTCCTGAATGCGCACTTGGCCGGGCTGGGCGGCGTCAAACACCACGTCGGCCGGCAGAAACAGCGCGGGGTTGTGGTCGGAGTCGCGGAAGGGAAAGAAGGCGAAACCGGCCGGCGCGGTAGGCTCCAGCGCGGGCGGCAGGCCCGCCAGCGCCCCTTCAGCCGACAAGCTCAGGCACAGCTGCACCGCTGCTTCGGCCTGGGGCAGGCGCCACAGAGCCACCGGCAGCCCGTGCGCCAGCGCAAACGCCACTAGGCGCCGCAGGATGTCGTCAACTGAAAGAGCTGGGGGCAGCTGCTCTACGCGGTAGCTCATGCGGCCGGCGCCGGCTTGGGCAAGTCGATAACCGCCATGGTGATGCGGCTGATGCAGACCAGCGCCCCGGTTTGCTCGTGGGTGATGCGAATTTCCCAGACCTGGGTGCTGCGGCCCACATGCAGGGCCGTGGCCCGGCCGATTACGTATCCGTCGCGCACTCCTTTAAGGTGGTTGGCGTTGATTTCCAGGCCTACGCAGGCCTGGCGGGCAGGGTCGGGGAGGCGGGTGGCGGCGGCAATGGAGCCTAGGGTTTCGGCCAGGGCCACCGAGGCGCCGCCGTGCAGCAGGCCCATGGGCTGGTGGGTGCGCCCATCCACCGGCATGCGGCCCTCCAGGTACTCGTCGGTGAGGGCCGTCAGCTCAATGCCGAGGGCATCGGCCAGGGTGGGGCGGGTGCTTACCCAGTGCTTGATTTGTTCCAGCGTCATGGAATCACAGATTAAAACAGATTTATCTGATTTCACGGAGTAGATTTAGCGGGTTTTCAATGGCCAAGTGGCGCGTGGCCGGACCAAAACCGCCGTCATTTAGAGCTCAGTGGGCAAATGTAGCGGCATACGTATCCGTGGAATCCAGCAAATCCGTTTAAATCTGGGATTCAAAACTAGGGGGAAAGTGAGCGTCAAAAAAATCTACCTCATTCGCCACGGCCAAACCGACTACAACCTGCGCGGCATCGTGCAGGGCAGCGGCGTTGATGCTCCCCTGAATGAGGCCGGGCGGCGGCAGGCGGCCCGGTTTTTCGCCGCCTACCAGCACGTGCCCTTCGATAAGGTGTACACCTCCCTGCTCCAGCGCACCCACCAATCGGTAGAAGGCTTTTTGCACCGGGGCCTGCCCCACGAACAGCACGCCGGCCTCAACGAAATCAGCTGGGGCCGGCGCGAAGGCACCCGCATCACCCCCGAGGAAGACGAGGAGTACCACAGTGTATTGCAGCAGTGGCGGGCCGGCCACACCTCCGCCCGCCTTGAGGGCGGCGAAAGTCCCGACGAGGTAGCCGCCCGCCAGCGCCCATTCATCGACCTGCTCCGCTCGCGCCCCGAAGAAAAAACCGTGCTTATCTGTATGCACGGCCGGGCCATGCGGGTGCTGCTCTGCCAGCTGCTGGGCTACCCGCTCCGCCTCATGGACTCCTTCGAGCACCACAACCTCTGCCTCTACAAGCTGCACTACACCGGCTCCATGTTTTCCGTAAAAAGCTTCCTGGACATGCGCCACCTCCACGAGGCAGCGTGAGGCAGGGTCTTAGGGACGAAGGGTCTTAGGGGCTTAGGTAATGTGCTGTTAGATGGAGCGGAGTGAAGACCTTTCTTGCACAATCATCAACTGTTGCAACAACGATTGATGTAGCAACGGCCTGATAGTTTAGAATGACAGCACATTACCTAAGCCCCTAAGACCCTTCGTCCCTAAGACCCTAATCAGTTTGCGCCCGCCAAAAATCCGGTCTATTTTTGACCCCTCATTCAACTGAAGACGCAGATGGCCGAAATCATAAAAATGCCCAAAATGAGCGACACCATGACCGAAGGCGTCATTGCTTCGTGGCTCAAAAAAGTAGGCGATAAAGTGAAATCCGGGGACATCCTGGCCGAAGTCGAGACCGACAAAGCCACGATGGAGCTGGAAAACTACGAGGACGGCACTCTGCTCTACATCGGCCCCAAACAAGGCGAAGGAGTACCCGTGGACGGCCTGCTGGCCATTGTCGGCAAGGAAGGCGAGGACATTTCCGGCCTGCTGGGCGGGAGCCCCGCCGCGTCGGCGCCAGCTGCGGCTCCCGCTGCCCAAGCAACCCCGGCGCCGGCTGCTCCAGCCGCTTCGGCTCCTGCCCCGGCGCCCGCGCCTGCTCCAGCATCAGCTGCTCCAGCTGCGGCTCCGGCTGCTGGCAACGGTAAGAAGGCCACCGTTATCCGGATGCCCAAGATGAGCGACACCATGACCGAAGGCACCATTGCCGCCTGGCTGAAAAAGGTAGGCGACAAGGTGAAATCGGGCGACGTGCTGGCCGAGGTGGAAACCGATAAGGCCACGATGGAGCTGGAAAACTACGAGGACGGCACCCTACTGTACGTGGGCCCCAAACAGGGCGAGGCCGTGGCCGTGGACGGCATTCTGGCCATCATTGGCGAAGAAGGCGCTGACGTGCAAGCCCTGCTGGGCGGACAGAGCGGTGGCAGCACCCCGGCTGCCCCAGCCGCGCCGGCTGCTGAAGCTGCACCTGCTCCAGTCGAAACCCCAGCCAGCAACGAACAACCGAAGGAGGGCGCCAGTCAACCAAGCACGAATACCGAAACCGGCGGCCGCATTTTCGCTTCGCCCCTGGCCAAGAGCATTGCCCGCGAAAAAGGCATTGACCTGAGCACCATCAAAGGCTCCGGTGAAAACGGCCGCATCGTGTCGCGCGACCTGGAAAATGTGTCGGCTACGGCGGCTCCCGCTGCGGCGCCGCAACCGGCCGTTGCGCCCCAGCCCGCCGCTCAGCCGCAACCCGCGCAGCCCCAGGCCGCGGCTCCCGCGCTAGCTGCTACCAGCCTGCAACCAGCCACCCAACAACCGGAAGGCACTTATACCGACACGCCTGTGTCGCAGATGCGCAAGGTTATTGCCCGCCGCCTCGCCGAAAGCAAGTTCTCGGCCCCGCACTTCTACCTGACCATGGAAATTCACATGGACAAGGCCATGGAAGCCCGCGGCAAGCTCAACGAACTCTCCCCGGTGAAGCTCAGCTTCAACGACCTGGTTATCAAAGCTGCGGCTGTGGCCCTGCGCCAGCACCCGGCCATCAACTCCTCCTGGCTGGGCGACAAAATCCGCCAGAACAAGCAAATCAACATCGGGGTGGCCGTGGCCGTGGAGGATGGCCTGCTGGTGCCGGTGGTGCGCAACGCCGACGGCAAAGGCCTCTCGCAGATTGCTACGGAGGTGAAAAGCCTGGCCGAAAAAGCCAAAACCAAGAAGCTCCAGCCCCAGGAGTGGGAGGGCAACACCTTCACCATCTCCAACCTGGGCATGTTTGGCATCGAGGAATTCACCGCCATCATCAACCCCCCGGATGCCTGCATCCTGGCCGTGGGCGGCATCAAGCAAACCGCCGTGGTGCGCGACGGACAGCTGGCCATCGGCAACGTGATGAAAGTAACCCTAAGCTGTGACCACCGCGTAGTGGACGGCGCCACCGGCGCCGCCTTCCTCCAAACCCTGAAAAGCCTGCTGGAAGACCCTATGCGCATGTTGATTTGATCAGAGGTGAGAGGTTAGATATGAGAGGTGAGACAGGAGAAGTGAGATGAGCAGCCCCGGAGGGGCAGCATAGTGGTAGAAATCAGCGGTAAATAATTATTTGAAGCCCCAGCGGGGCGACACCTAACGTCTGCGGACGATGGGTGCCGCCCCGCTGGGGCTTTACTGTTCTTGCTTGTTCGGTTTGCTACCGATATGCCGCCCCGCCGGGGCTCCTCGTCTCCCACTTCCCCTGTCTCACCTCCCACTTCTCATATCTCACTTCTAACCTCTCACTTCTCACTTCTTGCCTCTAGCTTCTCACCAAAACCAGCCTCAATAGAAAAAAGAAGGGCTCAATGGTGATGCTCTGCTGTAAAAAGTTATACTTACACATGGCCTAAGCCAATTCCAGGTTAGCCGCTATTCGTCCAATTTTCCTTTTGAGCTATGAACAAACTGGTACTGATTGCTCCCTTGTGTCTGATGAGCGCCGCTGCCCTGGGGCAAGGCCAGGCCCTTTCCGGCCAGGTGCTGGATGCTGCGGGTAAGCCCTTAATCGGGGCTACGGTGGTGGAAAAAGGCACCAACAACGGCACCGCCACCGGCAACGATGGCCGCTTCACGCTGCGGGCCCGCACGGCCGCGCCCCGACTGCAAATCAGCTCCATTGGCTACGCCACGCAGGAAGTGGCGGGCAGTGAGGGCGTGAGCGTGCAGCTGGCCGATGCCAGCACGGGCCTGGGCGAGGTGCAGGTGGTAGGCTCCCGCAGCCAGAACCGCTCCGTCACCGACTCGCCTTCGCCGGTGGACATCATCGACCTGCGCGAGGTAACCACCAAAACCGGCCAGCTCGACGTAAACCAGCTGCTGCAATTCGTGGCGCCCTCGTTCAACTCCAACCGCCAAACCGGCTCCGACGGCGCCGACCACGTGGACCCCGCCACCTTGCGCGGCCTCGGTCCCGACCAAACCTTGGTGCTGGTGAATGGCAAGCGCCAGCACCAGTCGGCCCTGGTGAACCTGTTCGGCACCCGCGGCCGCGGCAATACCGGCACCGACCTGAACGTAATACCGGCCGCGGCCATTGAGCGGATTGAGATTCTGCGCGACGGGGCCGCGGCCCAGTACGGCTCCGATGCCATTGCCGGCGTCATCAACATCGTGCTGAAAAGCAACGTGAAGGAGCTGACCGCCAACGTGAACTACGGCGCCTACGACGCCAAGTACCGCTTCGACGGCCAACGTTTTGACGGCGGCAACTTCAACGCCAACCTTAACTACGGCCTGGGGCTGGGCGAGCGGGGCAGCTTCCTGAACGCCACCGTCGACTACAACCAGCGGGAGCACACCCAGCGGGCCAACGTGCCCAACACCGACGGCCTGGCCCGCCGCGAGTACGGCGACCCGGAAATCCGCAACGTGTCGGGCTACCTGAACTCCCGGTTTGCCCTCGGCGAGAAGTCGTACGCCTACGTGTTCGGGGGCGTCAACAAGCGGACCGGCGAGGCCTTTGCCTGGACCCGCTTCGCCGACGACGACCGGAACGTGCCCGCCATCTACCCCAACGGCTTCGACCCCATCATTACCAGCGACATCTGGGATGCCTCGGCGGTGGCCGGCGTGCGCGCAGGCCTGGGCGGGTGGGAACTGGACGTGAGCAACAACTTCGGCTCCAACCGCTTCGAGTACGGGGTGAAGAACACGCTCAACGCCTCGCTGGGGGCCAGCTCGCCCACGTCGTTTTACGCCGGTGGGTTCCAGCTCCGGCAAAACGTGGTGAACCTGGGCCTGACGCGCAACTACAAAACCGTGCTGCAAGGCCTGAACCTGGCCGCCGGGGCCGAGTGGCGCCGGGAGTGGTACTCGTTGTTTGCGGGCGAGGAAGCGTCTTACCGCAACTACGACCCCACCGTGACGGGCGGCTCCCAGGGCTTCCCCGGCTTTCAGCCCTCCGACGTTATCGAGGCCGAGCGCGACAACGTGGCCGCCTACCTCGACGCCGAGCTGAACGTAACCCAGCGCTGGATGCTGGCCGCGGCCCTGCGCTACGAGCACTACTCCGACTTTGGCAGCACCCTCAACTACAAAGCAGCCACCCGCTACAACCTCACCGAGTTTCTGACCCTGCGCGGCACCTTTAACACCGGCTTCCGAGCGCCCTCACTGGCTCAAATCAACTTCAACTCCACCTTCACCAACTTCGTGAACGGCACGCCGGTGGAAGTGCTGCTGGCCCGCAACAACAGCGCCGTTACGCAGAAGCTGGGCATCCCGAGCCTGGAGCAGGAAACCTCGACCAGCGCCAACGTGGGCCTCACCAGTCGCATCGGCTCCTCTCTGAGCGTTACGCTGGATGGCTATTACATCAAGGTCCGGGACCGGGTGGTGCTGACCAGCCAGTTTTCCGCCGACGACCCCGTAATCGGGCCCGACTTGCAGGCCCTGAACGTGGACCAGGCCCAGTTCTTCGCCAACGCCGCCGACACCCGTTCCCTGGGCCTGGATGTGGTGCTCAGCCACACCGCTACCCTGGGCACCGGCCGCCTCAACTCCACGCTGGCCGCCAACTTCAACAACCTACGCATTGACCGGGTGCGCACTTCGGGCCGCTTGGCAGGGCGGGAAGAGGAGTTCTTCGGGGCGCGGGAGCAGGCGTTTGTGAAGGCATCGGCCCCGCCGTCCAAAATCAACCTGACGTTTGACTACCAGCTGGGCCGCTTCGGGGCGTTGCTGCGCTTGGTGCGCTTCGATGAAATAACGCTGATTGACTGGGACGGCGCCCCCATGAAGTACGACAGCCGCATCACCACCGACCTGACCCTGAACTACGCTCTAACCAACCAGTTGCAGCTGGTGGTGGGCAGCGCCAACCTGTTCAACCGCTACCCCACGCTCTTCGACCCCCAGCGCACCGAAACCGGCGGGGCCTGGGACCCGGTGCAAATGGGCTCCAACGGCCGGTTTTACTTTGCTAAATTGCAGGCCCGTTTTTGAAATGAGTAAAGGACTGAATGAGTAGATGAGTGAATGCCATGCAGGCTTGCTTGACCATCATTCACTTATCTACTCATTCAGTCCTTTACTCATTTTCAGTAGTAGGTCATGAGTAATAGGATAGTGGACGAGCAGCACAACGGTATAAGCCAACGGTTTGCCATCTTACTACCAACTACCTACTGCCTACTACCTACCTAATATGAAAATCCGCTCCACTACCGTGCTCGGCGTGCGCCACAACGGCGAAGTAGCCCTGGGCGCCGATGGCCAAGCTACCATGGACAAGCACGTGGCCAAAAGCAACGTGCGCAAGGTGCGCAAGCTCCAGGATGGCAAAATTGTAACCGGCTTTGCCGGCTCCACCGCCGATGCCTTCCTGCTGCTCGATAAGTTTGAGGAGAAGCTGAGCGGCTACGGCGGGCAGCTGCGCCGCGCGGCCATCGAGCTGGCCAAGGAGTGGCGCAAAGACCAGTACCTGCGCAAGCTCGAAGCCATGATGGTGGTCTGCGACCGGGACGAGCTGCTCATCATTGCCGGCTCCGGCGACGTGCTGGAGCCCGACTCCGACGTGGCCGCCATCGGCTCGGGCGCCATGTATGCCCAGTCGGCCGCGCTGGCCCTGAAGAAGCACGCACCCCACCTCTCGGCCCGCCAGATGGTGGAAGAAGCCCTGCACATTGCCGCCGACATCTGCATCTACACCAATCACAACCTGATGATTGAGCAGCCGGTATAGGTGCTCAGCCGCAAGCTGTACGCCACAAGCTGCAAGCTTTTCGGCGGCTGATGCCTTGTTCGTCATCCTTTACAGCGTTTTCCTTTTCCTGATTTTGCCCAAAAGCTTGCGGCTTGCAGCTTACGGCTTGAAGCTTACCCAACATGAACGTTACCAACTTCCTCAAGCACCACTACCGCCACTTCAACGCTGCTGCCCTGATTGACGCCGCCGAGGGCTACAACAAGCACCTGGCCGAGGGGGGCAAGATGATGATTACCCTGGCCGGGGCCATGAGCACCGCCGAAATGGGCATTCAGCTGGCCGAGCTGATCCGGCAAGACAAGGTGCAGATTATCTCCTGCACGGGTGCCAACCTGGAAGAAGACATTTTCAACCTCGTGGCCCACGACTTCTACGAGCGAGTGCCCCACTACCGCGACCTGAGCGCTGCCGACGAGCAGGCCCTGCTGGAGCGCCACCTCAACCGCGTCACCGATACCTGCATTCCCGAGGAAGAAGCCATGCGCCGCCTGGAGCACTCGGTGCTGAAGTTCTGGGAGCAGGCCGATAAGGCCGGGGAGCGGTACTTCCCCCACGAGTTTTTCTACCAGATTCTGCGCTCGGGCGAGCTGGAGCAGTACTACCAGATTGACCCCAAAGACTCCTGGATGCTGGCCGCCGCCGAGAAAAACCTGCCCATCGTGTGCCCCGGCTGGGAAGATTCCACCCTGGGCAACATCTACGCCGGCCACGTCATTTCGGGCGACATCAAGAACGTGCACACCGTGCGCACCGGCATCGAGTACATGATGTACCTAGCCGAGTGGTACACCCAAAACGCCACCGAGGAAAGCACCGTGGGCTTCTTCCAGATCGGGGGTGGCATTGCCGGCGACTTTCCCATCTGCGTGGTGCCCATGCTGCACCAGGACTTGCAGCGCACGGGCGTGCCGCTGTGGGGTTACTTCTGCCAGATTTCGGACTCCACCACCTCCTACGGCTCCTACTCCGGCGCCGTGCCCAACGAGAAAATCACCTGGGGCAAGCTGGGCCAGCACACGCCCAAGTTCATCATCGAGTCGGACGCTACCATCGTGGCCCCGCTGATTTTTGCCATGGTGCTGGGGCAGTAAGTGGCTGCTTGGCCGAATAGAAACGCCCGCCGCTGATGTTCAGTGGCGGGCTTTTTCGTTTTGATGGCAGTTGTCAGCAGATGGATAGTGAGCTATTGAGACAGTCGCTTTATTTTTCACATATGAAAAACGTGACCGTAACCCTACCCGAATCGGTAGAAGCCGAAGAATGGGAGCTGAAAATGATGCTGGCAGCTATGCTCTATCAGCAAGGCAAGGCCACGGGCGGCGAAGCGGCCGAAATAGCCGGTATGAGCAAGCGCACCTTTCTGAAAATGCTGGGCAAGTTTGGCGTATCCGTCTTTAGCGACTCCGTAGACGATCTGCTAACCGACGTTCAGAATGCCGGCGGTCGTAATAGCTGATACCAGCTGCCTGATTTACCTGACGTCGCTGGCGCAGCTAGAGCTACTGCCGCAGCTGTATTCTAAGGTCTGGATTACGCCAACGGTGGCGGCCGAATACGGGCTGCCGCTGCCGGCTTGGATGCGCATGCAGGCTCCGCGAGAAGAAATTCGGACGATCATCTTTGGGGCGAGCATGGACATAGGGGAAGCCAGCGCCATTGCCTTAGCCCTCGAAACTCCCGATTGTGTAGTGGTGCTGGACGACCGACGGGGCCGCCGGGCAGCCAACCGCCTGCATCTGCTGACTACCGGCACGCTGGGCTTGCTGGTGGCTGCCAAGCAGCGCGGATTACTCCCTGCCGTACGCCCATTGGTTGCGCAACTATTGGCCAGCGGTATGCATTTGTCGCCCGAAGTGGAAGCCAGCATATGCCGCCCAGGTAGACCGCCTGGTATTTTCTGCTAAATAAGCTTCTCCACTTCGGTAGCTACGCGGCCACTCCGCCCGCGCCGCGTGCCCGCAGCACCACCGGCGCGGCCTACCCGCGGCAGAGCTGAGCGGCTGCACAAGGAGTAAGCAAGAAAAACCCGAACCGGCCCGCCGCAGAAGCTTCTGCGGCGGGCCGGTTCGGGTTTGGATAAACTCAGAATTAGGTTAGCGGCCAGCTGATGGCGCAGTACGTTCCATTTTCAACTTGGCCTGCTGCTGCAGGGCTGCTTTGAAGGTAGACCAGTTGAGGGCGTAGGTGAGTGCCACCACCATGAAGATGCAGGTCAGGTAGCCCAGCGTATAGGTCATAAAGCCGCGCCAGAGACGGCCCGCCAGGCTAAGGCCGGTGTGCGTAAGCAAGCTGCCATAGGCCCACGTGGTGTAGGCAAACACCGGCAGCATAAACACCATGCTAACCGTACCGATTTGGGGCGTACCGCTGTAGATGTACATCACCGGCAGGTACAGCAAGGCGAAAAAGTTGCAGATGGCTATAATAAACGCCGCAATAATCAGGCATTCGGCGTAGTTGTAGCCACCCCGCCGCAGAAACCAGCGCGCAAACAGTGCCCACACCGGCACCATAGCCACGTAGCACCAGCTCAGGTACTTCATGAAGAAGGTGGTAAAGATTTGCTGCATCTGCCACACGGCGTCAGGCACGGTAGGGTCCTTCGGGGGCAGAAAACTAATGTGCAGCACTGCCGAAAGCAGCGCGTACAGGCCGGTCACTATAAACAGCAATGACAAGGGCCGGAAGTGGTCGACGCGCTGGCCGGCCAGGTAGGCCCGAATGGTGGGGCCGGGGCGCCGCACCATGGTTTTCAGCGTGTACAGAATGCCCTTATCGACGTGCCAGATAGAATGCAGCACGTCGTGGGGCATGTCCTTCAGCGTGAGGCGGTGCGTGTGATGCGCGTCCTGCCCGCAGCGGCCGCAGTACCGGTCGGGCACGGCGTGGCCGCAGTTCAGGCACTCTGCCGCATGGGCCGAGGCAGCAGGAGAGGTAGGAGCAACGGACGTTTCCATAGGCGCGAGAGGTGGCTGGTAAGCAGCAAGTGAGCTGGCTGTGAGAAAGATACTAAAGCCAGGGTATAGACGATAAAAACTAGAGCTCTAGCTCTAGTTTTGTGGGCCAGTCTACCACCCGATTTCCTGCTTGTCCTCGAAAAAGCGGCCGGTGGGGCCGTCATCGGGCAGGGTGGCGGCCCAGATGATGCCTGCCACTGAGTCGGCCACGGGGCGGGCGCCCATGTCCGCCATGCCGGGGGCCGTGGCCACAAAGCCGGGGTTGACGGCGTTGACCAGGATGCCTTCGGGCTTCAGCTCCCGCGCCAGCTGCACGGTCAGGCCGTTGAGGGCCAGCTTCGACAGGCCGTAGGAGGTCATCAGCGCCGGGTGCACGGGCAGGCCGAAAATGGGGTGGCTGAACGAGCCCGCCCCGCTCGATATGTTGACGATGCGCGGATGGCGGCCCCGTTGTGGCAGCGGGTGCAGGGCTTTAATCAGGCGCCACGTCCCGAACAGGTTTGTTTCAAATGCCGCCTGGGCCGCCACCAGGTCGGTGTGCAGGGGCGTGATGCCGTAGTCGAACCCACTGCCCGCGTTGTTGATGAGCACGTCGAGCCGGCCGAACCGCTGCTGGATGAAATCGGCTAGCTGCTGCACGCTGGCGTCGTTGGTGATGTCGGCGGCCTGGGCGGTGGCCTGGCGCGAGCCGGTGGCGAGCTTGCCGGCCAGCTCCTCGGCCTTGGCCAGGTCGCGGGCCGTAATGATGACCTCGAAGCCCTGGGCCAGCAGGGCCTGGGCCAGGCCAAAGCCAATGCCTTCTTCGCGGCTGACGCCGGTGATGAGAACAAGCGGCTGGGGTTGGGAAGACGTGCGCATGGTGGAGGAAGAAAACAGGTGAGCACTACAAGCCAAGATACGGCCCGGCTGCCCCCGGTCAACCCAATCTCCACCATAACGCCGCCGCCGGCCGCGCGTAAGCACAGGCTCATCTAGCCCAAGCCTATGCGTCGTTTCCTGATTGCGCTGCCCGCGCTGCTCGTGCTTGCCG
This region of Hymenobacter sp. YIM 151500-1 genomic DNA includes:
- a CDS encoding SDR family NAD(P)-dependent oxidoreductase, whose translation is MRTSSQPQPLVLITGVSREEGIGFGLAQALLAQGFEVIITARDLAKAEELAGKLATGSRQATAQAADITNDASVQQLADFIQQRFGRLDVLINNAGSGFDYGITPLHTDLVAAQAAFETNLFGTWRLIKALHPLPQRGRHPRIVNISSGAGSFSHPIFGLPVHPALMTSYGLSKLALNGLTVQLARELKPEGILVNAVNPGFVATAPGMADMGARPVADSVAGIIWAATLPDDGPTGRFFEDKQEIGW